The Nitrospirota bacterium genome includes a window with the following:
- a CDS encoding type II toxin-antitoxin system MqsA family antitoxin, producing MICDVCSKEGARIRRVARTYGKGKGILVIENVPIVTCPHCGESYLEAETLHEIERIKLHKKSFAVKRSVPVVEFA from the coding sequence ATGATTTGTGATGTTTGCAGTAAAGAGGGTGCTCGTATCCGCAGGGTTGCAAGGACATATGGTAAGGGCAAAGGCATTTTGGTCATAGAGAATGTCCCTATTGTAACTTGTCCTCACTGTGGAGAAAGTTATCTTGAGGCAGAGACGCTTCATGAAATTGAGCGCATTAAGCTGCACAAAAAGAGTTTTGCGGTTAAACGCTCAGTTCCTGTAGTTGAATTTGCTTAA
- a CDS encoding DUF4258 domain-containing protein, which produces MTIHGEEEMDNDSLSIFDVEHCILTGKILERQKDKATMEWKYRINGKSLSGGEAEVVVKISPTGKLVIITVYVT; this is translated from the coding sequence ATGACTATCCATGGAGAAGAAGAAATGGATAATGATTCCTTGTCTATTTTTGACGTTGAACACTGTATTCTCACCGGGAAAATTTTAGAACGCCAAAAAGATAAAGCCACTATGGAATGGAAATACCGTATAAATGGTAAATCTCTTTCAGGCGGTGAAGCAGAAGTTGTTGTTAAAATAAGTCCAACAGGCAAGCTGGTTATCATTACGGTGTATGTGACATAA
- the uvrC gene encoding excinuclease ABC subunit UvrC produces MDLKEKLNKVPFSPGIYIMKGSKERVIYVGKAKNLRNRLRSYFQKSVSLDTRKSAMVKEIRDFDYVVTDNELEALVLEANFIKRFRPGYNIILRDNKNYPYLKLTVNEDWPGLEVVRKITKDGALYFGPYVPAGIMWETLKFIRRTFPLKQCKYNLEKSFRPCIQYQIGRCLAPCAEDLREPEHRQRYAEIVKEIRLFLQGENKKLLISLQEKMQKLSDELRYEEAGELRDRIKILERAWETQRVISPGLGDMDMIGMYREHDNALIFMLFVRNGMVIGQKNFFLKNLKGIDDKELTAGFIEQFYSKEILIPPKIILPVRDSFETQRLWLSKKRDGRVKLLPAKSKEEKEVFKMASDNALHSFIGHKETKTSEVLISLKKLLSLKAVPKRIAAVDVSNISGSEAVGAVVVWEDGSFAKDDYRLFKIKTVGGIDDFAMIGEVVGRHFRSMSEKGEGLPQLFLIDGGRGQLESALKAIKPLALPVEIAAIAKAKEEKADRIFLPGKTTAIPLEPASASTHLLQRIRDEVHRFAISYHKKLRAKRTLESPLEKIKGIGKKRRLALLKHFGSIDNIRKASHDDIAGIKGFNKKIAEKVLEGVK; encoded by the coding sequence ATGGACCTTAAGGAGAAATTAAATAAAGTCCCCTTTTCTCCCGGCATCTACATAATGAAAGGCTCCAAAGAGCGCGTGATTTATGTCGGCAAAGCCAAGAACCTGCGAAACAGGCTCAGGTCATACTTTCAAAAGTCAGTATCCCTTGATACAAGAAAATCCGCAATGGTCAAGGAGATCAGGGACTTTGATTATGTCGTCACTGATAATGAGCTTGAGGCGCTTGTGCTTGAGGCTAATTTCATAAAAAGATTCAGGCCCGGATACAACATAATTCTAAGAGACAATAAGAATTATCCCTACCTCAAACTCACAGTCAATGAAGACTGGCCCGGACTTGAGGTAGTAAGGAAAATCACAAAAGACGGTGCGTTATACTTCGGTCCCTACGTGCCCGCAGGAATAATGTGGGAGACATTGAAATTTATCAGGCGCACCTTTCCGTTAAAGCAATGCAAGTACAATCTTGAGAAGTCGTTCAGACCGTGCATCCAGTATCAGATAGGCAGATGCCTTGCCCCTTGTGCAGAGGATCTCAGGGAGCCTGAACACAGGCAAAGATACGCTGAAATTGTTAAAGAAATTCGGCTTTTTTTACAGGGAGAAAACAAAAAACTTCTCATAAGCCTTCAGGAAAAAATGCAAAAACTTTCAGATGAATTAAGATATGAGGAAGCCGGAGAATTAAGGGACAGAATTAAAATACTCGAGAGGGCATGGGAAACGCAAAGGGTCATCTCCCCGGGATTAGGCGATATGGATATGATAGGAATGTATAGGGAACATGATAATGCGTTAATATTCATGCTGTTTGTAAGAAACGGCATGGTCATAGGACAGAAAAATTTTTTTCTTAAAAACCTCAAAGGCATAGATGACAAAGAGCTGACGGCAGGTTTTATTGAACAGTTTTATTCCAAAGAAATTTTGATACCTCCAAAAATTATTCTGCCTGTCAGAGACAGTTTTGAAACTCAGAGGCTCTGGTTAAGTAAAAAAAGAGACGGCAGGGTTAAACTCCTGCCTGCAAAAAGCAAAGAAGAGAAAGAAGTCTTTAAGATGGCATCTGACAATGCCCTTCATTCATTCATCGGTCATAAAGAGACAAAAACCAGTGAGGTTCTCATATCATTAAAAAAACTTCTTAGTCTAAAGGCAGTCCCGAAAAGGATTGCGGCTGTTGATGTTTCCAATATCTCAGGCTCTGAGGCGGTAGGCGCCGTTGTCGTATGGGAAGACGGCAGTTTTGCTAAGGATGATTACAGGCTGTTTAAAATTAAAACTGTTGGAGGCATTGATGATTTTGCTATGATAGGTGAAGTGGTCGGCAGGCATTTTCGCAGCATGTCTGAGAAGGGAGAAGGGTTGCCGCAATTATTCCTGATTGACGGAGGAAGGGGACAGCTTGAATCAGCGCTGAAAGCGATTAAGCCCTTGGCCCTTCCGGTAGAAATAGCCGCAATTGCAAAGGCAAAAGAAGAAAAAGCCGACAGGATTTTTCTTCCCGGAAAGACGACAGCCATACCTCTGGAGCCGGCATCAGCCTCAACGCACCTGCTTCAGCGGATAAGGGACGAGGTTCACCGGTTTGCAATAAGCTATCATAAAAAATTAAGGGCAAAAAGGACGCTTGAATCGCCGCTTGAGAAGATTAAGGGCATAGGGAAAAAGCGCCGGCTTGCGCTTTTAAAGCATTTCGGGAGCATTGATAATATAAGAAAAGCATCGCATGATGACATTGCGGGGATAAAGGGATTTAATAAAAAAATAGCAGAAAAGGTTCTTGAGGGAGTAAAATAA
- a CDS encoding RnfABCDGE type electron transport complex subunit D, giving the protein MAEKKEHELIVSVSPHVKGEESVSRIMWTVNLALLPSFLMSVYFFGPRALWILSLSIGSSVLSEYIYKKALKINSTVSDGSAFLTGLLLGMNLPPSIPFYIPIVGSFVAIIITKQLFGGLGYNIFNPALIGRAFLLISWPKAMTVWTEPTALFIKMDAKTTATPLGILKEEGIGKLMEIFGDKAHLYMQLLTGNRGGSLGETSAIALLFGAAFLIYRGYITWHIPFSFLGTVAALAWIFGGKGALFTGDPVIHLLSGGLMLGAFFMATDYVTCPSIRKGQVIFGIGCGVITMLIRLKGGFPEGVMFAILLMNCFAPLIDRGIKTDQFGAIKKKKDKT; this is encoded by the coding sequence TTGGCTGAGAAGAAAGAACATGAATTAATAGTTTCCGTCAGTCCTCATGTAAAAGGCGAGGAGTCTGTCAGCCGCATCATGTGGACTGTCAATCTGGCTTTGCTGCCTTCATTTTTAATGTCTGTTTATTTCTTTGGACCAAGGGCGCTCTGGATTTTATCGCTCAGCATCGGATCGTCGGTGCTTTCCGAGTACATCTATAAAAAAGCCCTTAAAATAAACAGCACGGTAAGCGATGGAAGCGCATTTTTAACAGGGCTTCTCCTTGGAATGAACCTTCCGCCATCCATTCCCTTTTACATCCCGATAGTCGGCTCTTTTGTGGCAATCATCATTACAAAACAGCTTTTCGGCGGATTAGGCTACAACATCTTTAACCCTGCGCTCATCGGCAGGGCTTTTTTGCTAATTTCATGGCCCAAGGCAATGACCGTGTGGACAGAGCCGACTGCGCTTTTTATTAAAATGGATGCAAAAACAACTGCAACGCCTCTGGGCATTTTAAAGGAAGAAGGCATTGGAAAGCTCATGGAAATTTTTGGAGACAAGGCGCATCTCTACATGCAGCTCCTTACCGGAAACAGGGGCGGCTCGCTCGGTGAAACATCTGCAATCGCGCTGCTTTTCGGAGCGGCATTCCTCATTTACAGGGGATATATCACATGGCATATCCCCTTTTCATTTCTCGGAACAGTTGCAGCGCTTGCATGGATATTCGGCGGAAAGGGCGCACTATTTACCGGCGACCCGGTCATTCATCTTCTAAGCGGCGGGCTTATGCTCGGCGCATTTTTCATGGCAACAGATTATGTCACATGCCCTTCAATAAGAAAGGGGCAGGTAATATTCGGCATTGGATGCGGAGTCATTACGATGCTGATAAGGTTAAAGGGCGGCTTTCCAGAAGGCGTTATGTTTGCAATACTGCTTATGAACTGCTTTGCCCCGCTGATTGACAGAGGAATAAAAACAGATCAATTCGGGGCGATAAAGAAGAAAAAAGATAAAACATAA
- a CDS encoding menaquinone biosynthesis protein, whose protein sequence is MPIKASKCQSVRKKSTLRIGKIPYANLFPIYHYLEDKCRNAGYKFVKGVPSALNKKLRDGEIDISPSSSIEFLKCRDKYSIVPWLSLSAEGPVCSIFLFSKYPLESLDNKTIAVSSQSETSVALLKIILRDFYSLKCKFTEVNSSSVRKILSDFSACLLIGDDAMKARKAVAGKDEGTKLKDEKQLLHNSTFNLQPSTLHVYDLGELWFKHTGLPFVFALWIVKKKTLSEKKELIISFTSDLVRAKEYAYKKFSLIAKHASHKKWLSEKELVQYWKCISYDFTDRHMKGLCLFERHALGKKRF, encoded by the coding sequence GTGCCTATCAAAGCGTCAAAGTGTCAGAGTGTCAGAAAAAAATCCACTCTCAGAATCGGCAAAATTCCGTATGCCAATTTGTTTCCTATTTATCACTATCTTGAGGACAAATGCAGAAATGCAGGATATAAGTTTGTCAAAGGTGTGCCGTCCGCACTGAATAAAAAGCTGAGAGATGGGGAAATAGACATAAGTCCGTCGTCATCCATAGAATTTTTAAAATGCAGAGATAAATATTCAATCGTACCGTGGCTTTCTTTAAGCGCCGAAGGCCCTGTATGCAGTATTTTTTTATTTTCAAAATACCCGTTGGAATCGCTTGATAATAAAACCATTGCAGTTTCTTCCCAGTCTGAAACTTCCGTCGCTCTGCTTAAAATTATTCTCAGGGATTTTTATTCACTCAAGTGCAAATTCACAGAAGTAAACAGCAGTTCTGTCAGAAAGATACTTTCTGATTTTTCCGCCTGCCTGCTTATCGGAGACGATGCGATGAAGGCGAGAAAGGCCGTAGCCGGCAAGGATGAAGGAACAAAGCTGAAGGATGAAAAACAACTTCTTCATAATTCAACTTTCAACCTTCAACCTTCAACCCTCCATGTTTACGACCTTGGTGAATTATGGTTTAAACACACAGGCCTGCCGTTTGTATTTGCACTCTGGATTGTAAAGAAGAAGACCCTTTCTGAGAAAAAAGAGCTTATCATAAGCTTCACATCTGATTTAGTTCGGGCGAAGGAGTATGCATACAAAAAATTTTCCCTAATTGCAAAACATGCATCCCATAAGAAATGGCTTAGTGAAAAAGAACTTGTTCAGTACTGGAAATGCATTTCGTATGATTTTACGGACAGGCATATGAAAGGGCTTTGCTTGTTTGAGAGGCATGCACTTGGTAAAAAACGTTTTTAA
- a CDS encoding carbohydrate kinase family protein, with protein sequence MQIYVSGSMAYDRIMDFPGKFADHILPDKIHILNVCFTVNKMIEKFGGTAGNIAYSLSLLGENPVILATIGKDYDRYFEWLKKNSLSLEGIKIINEEFTAGAYITTDKSDNQITGFNPGSMKYKSEYKFGSINPNDSIAIIAPGNLQDMINYASVYKEKGISYICDPGQSLTAWEKNALIEWIKGSMMLITNDYELEMVMNMTGLDKKGLLKLTKTIVTTLGEKGSLISDGKSDTNISSAKVNEVMDPTGAGDAFRAGLLKGMVTGKDLQTAAKMGAVAATYAIEYYGTQEHSYTNKEFAERYRDNFGEM encoded by the coding sequence ATGCAGATTTACGTTTCCGGCTCAATGGCATATGACAGGATTATGGATTTCCCGGGAAAATTCGCAGACCATATCCTGCCTGACAAGATTCACATCCTGAATGTATGCTTTACCGTCAACAAAATGATTGAAAAATTCGGAGGTACGGCTGGCAATATCGCCTATTCTCTCAGCCTCCTCGGCGAAAACCCTGTCATTCTTGCAACCATAGGCAAAGACTATGACCGTTATTTTGAGTGGCTGAAAAAAAATAGTCTCTCACTTGAGGGGATTAAGATAATTAATGAAGAATTTACCGCCGGCGCATACATAACCACCGACAAGTCCGACAACCAGATAACAGGATTTAACCCCGGCTCAATGAAATACAAATCCGAATATAAATTCGGCAGTATAAACCCTAATGATTCAATTGCGATTATTGCGCCCGGAAATCTTCAGGACATGATTAACTATGCAAGCGTATATAAAGAAAAAGGGATTAGCTATATCTGCGACCCGGGGCAGTCGCTTACGGCATGGGAAAAGAATGCGCTGATTGAGTGGATTAAAGGCTCAATGATGCTTATAACAAATGACTATGAGCTTGAGATGGTTATGAACATGACCGGGCTGGACAAAAAAGGGTTGTTGAAACTTACAAAAACAATCGTCACTACGCTCGGAGAAAAAGGCTCGCTTATCAGCGACGGCAAGTCAGATACAAATATTTCATCAGCCAAGGTCAATGAAGTCATGGACCCAACCGGCGCAGGCGATGCGTTCAGGGCAGGACTGCTTAAAGGCATGGTCACAGGCAAAGACCTCCAGACTGCCGCCAAAATGGGCGCCGTAGCCGCAACATACGCAATAGAGTATTACGGGACGCAGGAACATAGTTATACCAATAAAGAATTCGCTGAAAGATACAGGGATAATTTCGGAGAGATGTAA
- the rsxC gene encoding electron transport complex subunit RsxC encodes MSKFATFERGIHPAEAKGLTSGSPITRADLPKRVVLPLSQHTGAPAKPEVQIGNLVKKYQLIGSAQGFVSAPVHASISGKVTAIAEFPHSSGRMIQSVVIESDGNDEGLALKENPDYLNLSAEEIKTLIKDAGIVGLGGAAFPTNVKLSPPKEKPIDTVILNGAECEPYLTADHRLMLEQSEGIVSGLKIIMKALGVTSGYIGIENNKPDAIEKMKSAVSKEQCLEVMPLTVKYPQGAEKMLIKAVKGREVPSKGLPMDAGCVVQNVGTAFAVYEAVRFGKPLIERVVSVTGNGIKKPKNLLVRIGTLVSELIEQCGGLSEKVIKVIAGGPMMGFAQWRLDVPVVKGTSGILTLTDDDYVPSEEYFSCIRCGSCIDACPMGINPSMLSILSEKGHYEEAKEYNLFDCFECGSCAYVCPSNRPMVQFIRLAKSMVKP; translated from the coding sequence TTGAGCAAGTTTGCTACTTTTGAGAGAGGGATACACCCTGCAGAAGCAAAAGGATTAACTTCAGGCAGTCCTATTACAAGGGCTGACCTGCCTAAGAGGGTCGTGCTCCCGTTAAGTCAGCACACCGGCGCGCCTGCAAAACCTGAGGTTCAAATCGGCAACCTTGTAAAAAAATATCAGTTAATCGGCTCTGCGCAGGGCTTTGTCTCAGCGCCTGTCCACGCCTCCATATCAGGAAAGGTCACGGCAATTGCCGAGTTCCCTCATTCATCAGGGAGGATGATACAGTCCGTTGTCATTGAAAGCGACGGAAACGACGAGGGCCTCGCCTTAAAAGAAAATCCGGATTATCTCAATCTAAGCGCCGAAGAAATTAAGACCCTGATAAAAGACGCCGGCATAGTCGGGCTTGGAGGCGCGGCCTTCCCTACAAATGTCAAACTTTCGCCGCCTAAGGAAAAACCAATAGATACAGTCATCCTTAACGGCGCTGAGTGCGAACCATATCTTACAGCAGACCACAGGCTGATGCTTGAGCAGTCTGAAGGGATTGTCAGCGGCTTAAAGATTATTATGAAGGCGCTCGGCGTAACCAGCGGTTATATCGGCATAGAAAATAACAAGCCTGACGCCATTGAAAAGATGAAGTCAGCAGTTTCAAAGGAGCAGTGCCTTGAGGTAATGCCCCTCACGGTGAAATATCCGCAGGGCGCTGAAAAGATGCTGATTAAGGCTGTCAAAGGCAGGGAAGTTCCAAGCAAAGGGCTTCCGATGGATGCTGGGTGTGTAGTTCAGAACGTTGGCACTGCGTTTGCAGTTTATGAGGCCGTGCGTTTCGGCAAGCCTCTGATTGAAAGGGTCGTAAGTGTAACCGGCAATGGCATAAAAAAACCTAAAAATCTGCTCGTGCGGATCGGCACCCTTGTTTCAGAACTCATAGAACAGTGCGGCGGACTTTCTGAAAAAGTTATTAAGGTCATAGCCGGAGGTCCGATGATGGGATTTGCGCAGTGGAGACTTGACGTCCCAGTAGTAAAAGGCACTTCAGGTATATTGACCCTTACAGATGATGATTATGTGCCGTCTGAAGAATATTTTTCATGCATAAGATGCGGAAGCTGTATAGACGCATGCCCTATGGGGATTAACCCTTCAATGCTCAGCATCCTTTCTGAAAAGGGTCATTATGAAGAGGCAAAAGAATACAATTTATTTGACTGTTTTGAGTGCGGTTCATGCGCCTACGTCTGCCCTTCAAACAGGCCGATGGTGCAGTTTATAAGACTGGCAAAGTCTATGGTGAAACCGTGA
- the hslU gene encoding ATP-dependent protease ATPase subunit HslU, giving the protein MDNLTPRKIVAELDKYVIGQDKAKRAVAIALRNRWRRQQLSDDLRDEVLPKNILMIGPTGVGKTEIARRLARLVGAPFIKVEASKFTEVGYVGRDVESMVRDLTGLAVSMVRIEHMEKVYEKAQTLAEEKLLDLLLPFPRMSRKPATAETIAKTEEEKESYTETREKLRTQLKEGKLDQRYVDVEVHEKVVPFGIVSNIGMDEMEMNLKEMLGNFLPQKARRKKLKVPEALTLLVQDEANKLIDMDKVIKEALVRTEQNGIIFIDEIDKIASKGQSYGPDVSREGVQRDLLPIVEGSTVSTKHGPVKTDHILFIAAGAFNVAKPSDLIPELQGRFPIRVELDALGKKEFLRILKEPQNALTKQYIALLETDGVKIKFEEESIAEIAGIAEEVNEKTENIGARRLHTILEKLLEDISFDAPDRKNGTVKIDAKYVKERLSDIVKNEDLSRYIL; this is encoded by the coding sequence ATGGATAACCTTACACCAAGAAAAATTGTTGCAGAGCTTGATAAATACGTAATCGGACAGGACAAGGCAAAACGGGCCGTTGCTATCGCCCTCAGAAACAGATGGCGGAGGCAGCAGCTCTCGGATGATTTAAGAGACGAGGTGCTTCCAAAAAATATTCTCATGATAGGGCCTACAGGCGTAGGCAAGACCGAGATTGCAAGAAGGCTTGCAAGACTGGTCGGGGCGCCGTTTATAAAAGTTGAAGCCTCAAAATTCACAGAAGTCGGTTATGTAGGCAGGGACGTTGAGTCAATGGTAAGGGATCTGACGGGATTGGCGGTAAGCATGGTCCGGATTGAGCATATGGAAAAAGTCTATGAAAAAGCGCAAACGCTTGCAGAGGAAAAACTCCTGGACCTTTTACTGCCGTTTCCGCGTATGAGCAGGAAACCGGCAACTGCGGAGACAATTGCAAAGACAGAAGAGGAGAAGGAAAGCTATACCGAGACGCGTGAAAAATTAAGGACGCAGCTTAAAGAAGGCAAGCTGGACCAGAGATATGTGGATGTTGAAGTGCATGAAAAAGTTGTGCCCTTCGGCATTGTTTCAAATATCGGCATGGACGAGATGGAGATGAATTTAAAAGAGATGCTCGGTAATTTCCTTCCGCAAAAGGCACGCAGAAAAAAGCTCAAAGTCCCTGAGGCGCTGACGCTTCTTGTGCAGGACGAGGCAAATAAACTGATTGACATGGATAAGGTAATAAAAGAGGCACTTGTAAGGACCGAGCAGAACGGAATCATATTTATTGATGAAATTGACAAGATAGCAAGCAAAGGACAAAGTTACGGTCCTGATGTATCAAGAGAAGGCGTGCAGAGAGACCTGCTTCCCATTGTTGAAGGCTCAACCGTCTCTACAAAGCATGGGCCCGTAAAAACAGACCACATACTTTTCATAGCCGCAGGGGCGTTTAATGTGGCAAAACCGTCTGACCTCATCCCCGAACTGCAGGGGAGATTTCCGATCAGGGTTGAGCTTGACGCCCTCGGCAAAAAGGAATTTCTGAGAATTCTTAAAGAACCGCAGAATGCGCTGACCAAACAATACATCGCACTGCTTGAAACCGACGGGGTTAAGATTAAATTTGAAGAGGAATCAATCGCAGAGATAGCAGGCATTGCCGAAGAGGTAAATGAAAAGACCGAGAACATAGGCGCAAGAAGGCTTCATACCATTCTTGAAAAACTCCTTGAGGACATCTCCTTTGACGCCCCGGACAGAAAAAACGGCACCGTCAAAATAGATGCCAAGTATGTCAAAGAAAGACTGTCCGATATTGTAAAAAATGAGGATTTAAGCAGGTATATTCTGTAA
- a CDS encoding DUF401 family protein: MPDILKITAVFAIIVLLLKKRWNLGLVMVLSSVILSVFYLLAPGDFLRALLKAVTDKTTLMLAIALTLIRIFENITREKGLMQEMMDSFRGMVMDRRILMASMPALIGLLPSMGGALFSAPMVEEASKEIKVSPEKKAFINYWFRHPWEFILPLYPGVVLASAISGYPLRSLIIANLPYSVCLIIGGILWGLKGVGVHKEGFKTITVRGLMSFLPLSLILIMVIFFHVDISLSMGAVILGLFIFLRYSFKDITVTIREGFSFEIIAIILGVMTFKAVLNASGAVLNISTFFSEKGIPALPVLFIIPFISGLLTGLTVGFVGSTFPIILGLENTQNIASISFAFASGYTGVLLSPVHLCLVLTREYFKAEMAGIYRKIIKGVLLILLAALAGYFMRIS, from the coding sequence ATGCCTGACATACTGAAAATAACAGCTGTATTCGCAATCATCGTCCTGCTGCTGAAAAAGCGCTGGAACTTAGGGCTTGTAATGGTTTTATCTTCAGTCATCCTGTCGGTTTTTTACCTGCTTGCGCCCGGAGACTTTCTCAGGGCTTTATTAAAAGCAGTCACTGATAAGACGACGCTCATGCTTGCAATTGCCCTTACACTGATAAGAATATTTGAAAACATTACAAGGGAAAAAGGACTGATGCAGGAAATGATGGACTCATTCAGGGGAATGGTTATGGACAGGAGAATTTTGATGGCGTCAATGCCTGCACTGATAGGGCTTTTGCCGTCTATGGGCGGCGCCCTTTTTTCAGCGCCTATGGTTGAAGAGGCGTCAAAGGAGATTAAAGTCTCCCCTGAAAAAAAGGCGTTCATCAATTACTGGTTCAGACACCCGTGGGAGTTCATACTTCCGCTTTATCCCGGCGTTGTCCTCGCATCTGCGATTTCTGGATATCCGCTGAGAAGCCTTATAATTGCAAACCTGCCCTACTCCGTCTGTCTAATCATAGGCGGAATTCTCTGGGGACTTAAAGGAGTGGGAGTTCATAAAGAAGGCTTTAAGACAATCACAGTACGCGGACTGATGAGTTTTCTGCCGCTGAGTTTAATTTTAATTATGGTGATATTTTTCCATGTTGATATCTCTTTGAGCATGGGAGCCGTGATTTTAGGATTGTTCATATTTTTAAGATATTCCTTCAAGGATATCACGGTAACAATCAGGGAGGGATTTTCCTTTGAGATTATCGCAATCATCTTAGGCGTAATGACATTCAAGGCAGTGCTCAATGCCTCAGGCGCGGTATTAAATATAAGCACTTTTTTTTCGGAAAAAGGGATTCCTGCACTGCCGGTGCTTTTCATCATCCCATTTATTTCAGGACTGCTCACAGGGCTGACAGTAGGTTTTGTAGGCAGTACATTCCCGATAATCTTAGGTCTTGAAAATACGCAGAATATAGCCTCTATCTCATTTGCATTTGCCTCCGGCTACACAGGCGTCCTGCTCTCACCTGTCCATCTGTGCCTTGTGCTTACAAGAGAGTACTTTAAGGCTGAAATGGCAGGGATATACCGGAAAATAATCAAGGGAGTTTTATTAATTCTGCTTGCGGCTCTGGCTGGATATTTTATGAGGATATCGTAA
- the hslV gene encoding ATP-dependent protease subunit HslV, whose product MKMFHGTTILCVRKNGKVAIAGDGQVTLGQTVIKHNAKKIRRMYNDNVIAGFSGATADAFTLFEKFEAKIETYRGNITRAAVELAKDWRTDKILRRLEALLIVADREHTFIISGNGDVLEPEDGIAAIGSGGPYAQAAAKALMLHSNLEAKDIINEAMKITSKICIYTNEQISTEELI is encoded by the coding sequence ATGAAGATGTTTCATGGAACAACAATTCTCTGCGTAAGGAAAAACGGGAAGGTAGCAATTGCCGGAGACGGGCAGGTAACTCTCGGACAGACGGTAATTAAACATAACGCAAAAAAAATCAGAAGGATGTACAACGATAACGTAATTGCCGGTTTTTCCGGCGCAACTGCTGATGCGTTCACCCTTTTTGAAAAATTTGAGGCAAAGATTGAAACCTACAGGGGCAATATTACACGGGCGGCAGTAGAGCTTGCCAAAGACTGGCGGACAGATAAAATACTCAGAAGGCTTGAGGCGCTTTTGATTGTAGCGGACAGGGAGCATACCTTTATCATATCAGGCAACGGCGACGTGCTTGAGCCTGAAGACGGCATCGCCGCCATCGGCTCTGGAGGTCCCTATGCGCAGGCGGCGGCAAAGGCGCTTATGCTGCACTCAAACCTTGAGGCAAAGGACATCATTAATGAGGCAATGAAGATTACATCAAAAATATGCATTTACACCAATGAGCAGATTTCAACAGAGGAGCTAATTTAA
- the xerC gene encoding tyrosine recombinase XerC: MNKYIEQFNISLRAERDVSIHTLRAYNKDLEEFFSFMDKKPQEIDNLDIRSFLASLYSRKLKKTSIARKLATIRSFFKFLNREGIVKKNPAKLVSSPKVPKALPKFLTIDEVFSLVDAPKGETFSMSRDKAILELLYSSGLRVSELTTLDMNDFDMKEFLLRVKGKGKKERIVPIGSKAVDALKNYLPERIAIKKKSQALFLNNRGERLTDRSVRRIVVKYSRMVALKNHLGPHALRHTCATHMLHGGADLRTIQELLGHSSLSTTQKYTHVDIAHIMEVYDKAHPRAKNSEKLKVKN; the protein is encoded by the coding sequence TTGAACAAATACATTGAGCAATTCAACATTTCACTAAGGGCGGAGCGTGACGTATCTATCCACACCCTCAGGGCATACAATAAAGACCTTGAAGAGTTTTTTTCATTTATGGACAAAAAACCACAGGAAATTGACAATCTGGACATAAGAAGCTTTCTTGCATCACTTTACAGCAGAAAACTCAAAAAGACCTCCATTGCAAGAAAGCTTGCAACCATCAGGTCTTTCTTCAAGTTCCTAAACAGGGAAGGCATTGTCAAAAAAAATCCCGCTAAACTCGTCTCAAGCCCTAAAGTTCCTAAAGCCCTGCCAAAATTTCTCACGATTGACGAGGTATTTTCGCTTGTAGATGCCCCAAAGGGCGAGACATTCAGCATGTCCAGGGATAAAGCCATACTTGAACTCCTTTACTCATCAGGGCTCAGGGTATCAGAGCTGACAACTCTTGACATGAATGATTTTGACATGAAAGAGTTCCTTTTGAGGGTCAAGGGAAAAGGGAAAAAAGAGAGAATAGTCCCTATCGGGTCAAAAGCAGTTGATGCGCTTAAGAATTATCTTCCTGAAAGAATCGCAATAAAGAAAAAATCACAGGCGCTGTTTCTGAATAACCGCGGTGAAAGGTTGACAGACAGGAGCGTCAGACGTATAGTAGTAAAGTACAGCAGGATGGTCGCGCTTAAGAATCACTTAGGTCCCCACGCCTTAAGACACACTTGTGCGACTCACATGCTTCACGGCGGCGCTGACCTGAGGACAATCCAGGAATTGCTGGGGCATTCATCGCTTTCAACAACACAGAAATACACCCATGTGGACATTGCCCATATCATGGAGGTTTACGACAAGGCGCACCCGAGGGCAAAAAACAGTGAAAAGTTAAAAGTTAAGAATTAA